One stretch of Lucilia cuprina isolate Lc7/37 unplaced genomic scaffold, ASM2204524v1 Scaffold_6693, whole genome shotgun sequence DNA includes these proteins:
- the LOC124418442 gene encoding uncharacterized protein LOC124418442 isoform X1: MSHLSTPQRHLFEPFISPQITFYTSPQQQQRHLAPRQAQASQLQEQQQQNYIWPNLINPLTFNTPFDSFEPEAEFVPLEAQQQQNQQSRNNNNEEKPFAEVDVVTSEVNGDGGQHQPGLFFQQAFPFFGNNLFNTFGGFGIGTQQEPWWKG, from the exons ATGTCTCATCTAAGCACACCTCAGCGTCACCTATTCGAACCTTTCAtatcaccacaaataacattttacacttcaccacaacaacaacaacgacatttAGCACCACGTCAGGCTCAGGCTTCACAACTAcaagaacagcaacaacaaaattacattTGGCCCAATTTAATTAATCCTTTAACTTTTAATACGCCATTTGATAGTTTTGAACCTGAAGCTGAATTTGTACCCTTGGAAGCTCAACAACAGCAAAATCAACAGAgtcgtaataataataatgaggaGAAACC CTTTGCAGAAGTTGATGTCGTGACTAGTGAGGTAAATGGTGATGGTGGCCAACATCAACCGGGCTTGTTTTTCCAGCAAGCTTTCCCTTTCTTTggcaataatttgtttaatacttttGGCGGTTTCGGAATTGGTACCCAACAGGAACCTTGGTGGAAGGGGTAA
- the LOC124418442 gene encoding uncharacterized protein LOC124418442 isoform X2, whose protein sequence is MSHLSTPQRHLFEPFISPQITFYTSPQQQQRHLAPRQAQASQLQEQQQQNYIWPNLINPLTFNTPFDSFEPEAEFVPLEAQQQQNQQSRNNNNEEKPFEVDVVTSEVNGDGGQHQPGLFFQQAFPFFGNNLFNTFGGFGIGTQQEPWWKG, encoded by the exons ATGTCTCATCTAAGCACACCTCAGCGTCACCTATTCGAACCTTTCAtatcaccacaaataacattttacacttcaccacaacaacaacaacgacatttAGCACCACGTCAGGCTCAGGCTTCACAACTAcaagaacagcaacaacaaaattacattTGGCCCAATTTAATTAATCCTTTAACTTTTAATACGCCATTTGATAGTTTTGAACCTGAAGCTGAATTTGTACCCTTGGAAGCTCAACAACAGCAAAATCAACAGAgtcgtaataataataatgaggaGAAACCATTTG AAGTTGATGTCGTGACTAGTGAGGTAAATGGTGATGGTGGCCAACATCAACCGGGCTTGTTTTTCCAGCAAGCTTTCCCTTTCTTTggcaataatttgtttaatacttttGGCGGTTTCGGAATTGGTACCCAACAGGAACCTTGGTGGAAGGGGTAA